One genomic region from Drosophila busckii strain San Diego stock center, stock number 13000-0081.31 chromosome 3R, ASM1175060v1, whole genome shotgun sequence encodes:
- the LOC108603425 gene encoding A-kinase anchor protein 17A isoform X2 — protein sequence MYKKQTKTCKKTTCTKLQTNYRQKQEQLKLSELEKQREREEKRKEKHLKKIQERGQVEISQKIRIEERKLMIAQRKLESIRILEQVFERIQLKQKQKSHRARQDDVKDLQRGRLVEKYKTATEKLVCDQRKIVQEIKSNTPLMGLLKGNMKKGTAAGPSSDDELAGRQRPNGAHSDNVPLPAASVAAGAPNAAMNPFKAVTAALAAGAVPATAAAANEWMQSLSMFGYGMPPVFPGAALYRAAAPPPFAVSSNYRGFAPRPRGRGRGRGGRGSRSGYDGYSSSYYNPKHYEGDRYGDEADDGYYHKSSRGRNRSRSRSNSYSRSRSRSRGRRLICRSRRSHSRSRSRSRSHNRRSSYSSRSRRSHSRSRSRSRSKNPSQRKNRKLASTRRSRSSSYSSRSRSRSRSKHSSSRRERRSRSRSAKRVVLEADKLVASAEQIQRTIEQHAKDQLRDEVREIKQNFRHQRKDSHVLQDNRLESDVRMKDKHSSREDLRTGDGVDNDQRRSGSRRNSIAA from the exons atgtacaaaaagcaaacaaaaacatgcaaaaaaacaacatgcacgaaattgcaaacaaattacagGCAAAAGCAAGAGCAATTGAAATTATCTGAGCTGGAGAAGCAGCGCGAACGCGAAGAGAAGCGCAAAGAAAAGCATCTGAAAAAGATCCAAGAGCGAGGCCAAGTTGAGATCTCGCAAAAGATACGCATCGAGGAGCGCAAATTAATGATAGCGCAACGCAAGCTGGAGAGCATACGCATACTGGAGCAAGTCTTCGAACGCATACAG ctaaaacaaaagcaaaagtcacATCGCGCACGCCAAGATGATGTCAAGGATCTGCAGCGTGGTCGTCTGGTAGAGAAATACAAAACTGCCACTGAGAAGCTGGTCTGTGACCAGCGCAAGATTGTGCAAGAGATCAAGAGCAATACACCGCTAATGGGTCTGCTCAAAGGCAATATGAAAAAAGGCACGGCTGCCGGTCCCAGCAGTGACGACGAGCTCGCCGGAAGGCAGCGGCCCAATGGTGCGCATTCTGATAATGTACCTTTGCCGGCAGCTTCAGTAGCAGCTGGTGCACCCAATGCTGCGATGAATCCTTTCAAGGCTGTTacagctgctttggctgccgGTGCTGTGCCGGcaactgcggctgctgccaatgAGTGGATGCAATCGCTGTCCATGTTCGGATACGGCATGCCACCAGTATTTCCGGGCGCCGCTCTTTACCGTGcggcagcgccgccgccgtttGCCGTATCTAGCAATTATCGCGGCTTTGCACCACGTCCGCGTGGTAGAGGTCGAGGACGTGGCGGGCGTGGAAGTCGCTCAGGCTACGATGGCTACTCGTCTTCCTACTACAATCCCAAGCACTATGAAGGAGACCGTTACGGTGATGAAGCAGATGATGGCTATTATCACAAATCCTCGCGTGGCAGAAATCGATCACGATCACGCTCCAACTCGTACTCACGGAGTCGCAGTCGTTCACGTGGCCGGCG gcTAATATGTCGCTCCAGGCGTTCCCACtcgcgcagtcgcagtcgtagCCGTTCTCACAATCGCAGATCTTCCTATTCATCACGCTCTAG aCGCAGTCACAGTCGCTCCCGCAGTCGCAGCCGGAGTAAGAATCCTTCCCAGCGTAAGAATCGTAAACTGGCTTCCACGCGCCGTTCACGCTCCAGCAGCTACAGCTCGCGTTCACGTTCGCGGTCACGCTCGAAGCATTCCAGCTCTCGACGGGaacgtcgcagtcgcagccgaTCAGCTAAGCGCGTTGTACTCGAAGCGGACAAGTTGGTAGCCTCCGCTGAGCAGATCCAACGTACCATTGAGCAACATGCTAAGGATCAACTGCGCGATGAAGTGCGAGAAATAAAGCAGAATTTTCGTCATCAACGCAAAGACTCACATGTTCTGCAAGACAACCGTTTGGAGTCGGATGTTAGAATGAAGGACAAGCATTCATCGCGGGAGGATTTAAGGACAGGTGATGGGGTGGACAATGATCAAAGGCGAAGCGGCAGTCGACGCAACTCCATTGCAGCATAA